The DNA segment TCCCGAGAGCAAGCAAATCAATGACAATGTTGCTAATTCTTTTATCACATTCAATAATTGACTCTCCTGGCTTCATCTTGATATTGTCGAACATTTGAGTGGTTACTGACAATTTTTCCTTTTTCGTCTGCTCATTCCCTTCACAAATCTGGATGAGCTTCTCCCATATCTCTTTGACAGCTTTACACattttgattttgctgaaggTATTCTTGTTGAGAGTCTTGTAGAGGATGTCCTTGGATACATTATcaagattttctttctttttatcTTCTGTTGTCCACTTGCTTCTGTATTTCTCTATCATTTGTGGAGCACCACTGTGGATGGAGATGGATGTATTGGATTTGGTAATAGTGATAGGTCCATTAGTGATGACTTACCATAAGTCATCATCTTGACCTGCTAAGTGAGCTTGCATACGAATCTTCAAATCGTCAAATTCTTCTTTGGAGAACATGAGAATTTTACTGAATAAAGTCatcttgatatatgtgttcAAATCAAGAAAGGtctttgctctgataccacttgttggatcGATTAAGCGTGTGTAGAAAGGGAGAGGGGAGGGGGGTTGAATACACACTTCAAAATTTTCTTCTTCGAATGATGAGTTCAGTTGAGATGTCAACTGAACCACTTGTTCTTTCTTGACCGTTGATGTCAATTAGCCAAAAATATGTGCAAAAAAATAGAATACTGATGGATCAACTGAAAGTAAGTGACACAAGagatgtttctggatgttcgaaaattaaaaaaatcctaAGTCACCCCTTCTTCATTTTGGGAAAGATTCACTAGAAGATTTGGATATTACAAGTAATTTGTAAGACCCCGATTCAGTCACAACTTAATAGTGCCTCGACTGAAACTCCTAGCACTCAATTAAATACAATAAACAATTCTCGGCTGATTGAATGTTTACAACATTACACTTTAAGAACTTAGCACAAAAAGATCCTAACTTGATCATTTAAGAACTTCAAAGAGTATGCTATATTAGTTGTCATAAAACTCGTGATCTTGGAAGTACGGCTGAAAGCTTGAAATCAAAGATAGCTTAGAATGCGTATAAATTTGGAGAGGTTTTTCAAGTTATCTTCAAGCCTGTTTATAGGCACCGATTGCAATGGTCATAAATGGATTCAAAATATATCCATTTCTCTCATAAATATCCGTTGTCTTGTCTTGTAACTCTTGTATACACTTTCAGTACAATAATGCGCACTACCACTGCTGCGGCGTCTACAGTATACGAATATTTATATCCAAAAATAGCTAATAGTAAATATGGAGTCTTCCAAATGTTTTGGGAATGTTTAAGGATCAAGACTGCAATTCTTGAATATCCCTGAAATATGTCAGTCGCCCTTAACTCCAGTTGCGATCAGACTAGTTGAGCATTCTTGACTAATCGAGACAATATTCTGATTATGGTTCAGTCGTAGTTTTCAGTTGTCAATTACTCGGTTGTACCCAGTTATGATTTCTTCTCGTACTTAATTTGTCTAGTCCACTCACGTAAtattctaatttagcttttgTACTAGTTCCCTAACTTTGGTTGACTTGATCATCGTCCAATCATGGTCCTCTTTGATTCAGATGGCTAACATCGTCCAATTGAGTTTCTTTATGTAGTCTTTTATTTTGCCttagttaattttttataaCACCAAAACTTGATAATTGATTTTTCAACACTTTGGCACATCTCCATTACTATCCCGAAAGCGCCGTGCTATCACTCAATCCTCGATAATATGTCTAGAAACACTATGGAATACACTAAGAACGAGAGAGAAAAATGTGGAATGAGAAAAAAATCTGAATCttggatggcctatttataggctgggttcggaagttccgaactctACATGCAGTGACATGTCTATGGCGTCTTGACACATCAATGGATAGCTGCATTCCAACCTTccaaactcaggatcggagcttccgatattCCACATGTTGGTGCACTATTGACACCTCACTAACTTCATGGCCTAACTACTGATAAGACCTTTCAATCTATGTTTGGACCTTTCGAACTCTTCCTCTGCTTCCGAACTCAACACTGACCAGTTCTGTGATTCCAAACTACACTTCGAACGTTTCGAAGCCTATTTTCTTGGTTCTAAAGCCGATTAACCACTTGATTTGCTTAGATAATCATGTTTAGCATTATATTGACTTAAAATGGTATTTAGGTCGGGGTTTTTttacaattaatttaaaaaataaataattttttaaaaatactgtGCGTGGTGGAGTTTTgcataaaaactcaaaaacaccACCACGAAGAGCGGACGCTGCAATTTAATTGCAGCGTCCGCATCCACTGCAacatttcctttttttttaattttttttgtttgttatttttaaatcaaaatatttttcattgtttgaaTCGGGATTGGATATCTGTCTATCACATATGGTtgtgattttaaaaattattcttgatcggataaattttttaaaaaaatattagttgatttatctttaattttttttaaatcaactaATTTATGATAAAtcaactaatatttttaaaataaattaacttttttttaaaacaaatggTTATCCAGTTAGATATGATtttcaaaatcacaaaaaacTCAAGATAATGTCTCATATATCTGATAGACGAATATACT comes from the Henckelia pumila isolate YLH828 chromosome 1, ASM3356847v2, whole genome shotgun sequence genome and includes:
- the LOC140873990 gene encoding uncharacterized protein, yielding MTLFSKILMFSKEEFDDLKIRMQAHLAGQDDDLCGAPQMIEKYRSKWTTEDKKKENLDNVSKDILYKTLNKNTFSKIKMCKAVKEIWEKLIQICEGNEQTKKEKLSVTTQMFDNIKMKPGESIIECDKRISNIVIDLLALGKTYTN